The Tumebacillus amylolyticus genome window below encodes:
- a CDS encoding phage tail protein — protein sequence MSEPYMGEIRMFAGNFAPVGWALCQGQVLSIAEYDALFALLGTTYGGDGVTTFALPDLQGRVPLQSNSTYPLGAKAGSETVTLITNQLPAHSHAPLATTAQGTQNSPGNAIWAATGVTDYSDGSGSTPVNMSPQAITAVGGNQPHTNMMPTLTLSFIIALEGIFPSQN from the coding sequence ATGAGTGAACCCTACATGGGCGAAATTCGGATGTTTGCAGGCAATTTTGCTCCGGTTGGCTGGGCGTTGTGCCAAGGACAAGTACTCAGCATCGCGGAGTACGACGCGCTTTTTGCCCTGCTTGGAACCACGTATGGCGGTGATGGCGTTACCACGTTCGCCCTGCCGGACTTGCAAGGTCGTGTCCCGCTTCAGTCGAATTCCACCTACCCGCTCGGAGCCAAAGCAGGTTCCGAAACGGTTACGCTGATCACCAATCAACTGCCCGCCCATTCACATGCACCGCTCGCCACCACCGCACAGGGCACACAAAACTCCCCCGGCAATGCGATCTGGGCCGCAACGGGTGTCACCGACTACTCGGACGGCAGCGGGTCGACTCCGGTCAACATGAGTCCACAAGCGATCACCGCGGTGGGCGGCAATCAGCCGCATACCAACATGATGCCGACGTTGACCCTCTCGTTCATCATCGCACTGGAAGGCATCTTCCCGTCTCAAAACTAA
- the paaD gene encoding 1,2-phenylacetyl-CoA epoxidase subunit PaaD yields MTEERVWELLQEVKDPEIPVISLVEMGMVNKVQVQDGIVQIEVLPTFVGCPALEIMKRNIAEIVGVAEGVQEVRVQFVFEPAWTSDRISDVGREKLKTFGIAPPPELLQIEESFDVPCPFCGSSNTRLDNLFGPAACRSILYCDSCKNPFEAMKPV; encoded by the coding sequence ATGACAGAGGAACGCGTGTGGGAGCTCCTCCAAGAAGTGAAAGACCCGGAGATTCCGGTGATCTCGCTCGTGGAGATGGGCATGGTCAACAAAGTTCAAGTTCAGGACGGCATCGTCCAGATCGAAGTTTTGCCGACGTTCGTGGGATGCCCGGCGCTTGAGATCATGAAGCGCAACATCGCCGAGATCGTTGGCGTTGCCGAGGGTGTGCAGGAAGTCCGCGTGCAGTTCGTCTTCGAACCTGCTTGGACCTCCGATCGCATCTCCGACGTGGGACGTGAGAAGCTCAAAACGTTCGGCATCGCCCCGCCGCCGGAGCTGTTGCAAATCGAAGAGAGCTTCGACGTTCCGTGCCCGTTCTGCGGCTCGTCGAATACCCGCCTCGACAATCTCTTCGGCCCCGCCGCTTGTCGGAGCATTCTCTATTGCGATTCCTGCAAGAACCCGTTTGAAGCAATGAAACCCGTCTAG
- the paaB gene encoding 1,2-phenylacetyl-CoA epoxidase subunit PaaB — MSEQAKQNGFDIYEVFSQRTHNSSFVHQFSLLAPNHEVAMSMARENFLRRDAVVNIWVVKRENVYVCPPEEREFLQRLDNKEYRETKGYGDLQAKWRAHRDRYEQQQQSNKQ; from the coding sequence CTTTGACATCTACGAGGTGTTCTCCCAACGCACCCACAACTCGAGTTTCGTCCATCAGTTCTCTCTGCTGGCTCCGAACCACGAAGTGGCGATGTCGATGGCGCGCGAGAATTTCCTGCGCCGCGATGCGGTCGTGAACATCTGGGTGGTCAAGCGCGAGAACGTCTACGTCTGCCCGCCGGAGGAGCGCGAATTCCTGCAACGTCTCGACAACAAGGAATACCGCGAAACCAAGGGCTACGGCGACCTGCAAGCGAAGTGGCGCGCCCACCGCGATCGCTACGAACAACAACAACAATCGAACAAACAGTAG
- a CDS encoding phage tail protein, producing MSEQYLGEIRLFANGYAPRGWALCEGQILSIQQNAALFSLLGTTYGGNGQTTFALPDLRGRVPIHFNSNHPLGASQGEAAHTLISTEIPMHTHLAQGSSAAASDISPQNNVWATQSNLYGPASSLALMNPESIAATGGSQPHNNMQPYLSVNFCIALVGIYPSRN from the coding sequence ATGTCGGAACAGTACCTTGGTGAAATTCGCTTGTTTGCCAACGGCTATGCCCCCCGCGGCTGGGCGCTCTGCGAAGGTCAAATTCTCTCGATTCAGCAAAATGCCGCGTTGTTCTCCCTGCTTGGAACCACCTACGGTGGAAATGGACAAACCACCTTCGCGTTGCCCGACCTGCGGGGTCGCGTGCCGATTCATTTCAATTCGAACCACCCGCTCGGAGCTTCGCAAGGAGAAGCCGCCCACACCTTGATCTCCACGGAGATCCCCATGCACACTCATCTCGCCCAAGGCTCGTCTGCAGCGGCAAGCGACATTTCTCCTCAGAACAACGTCTGGGCTACGCAAAGCAACCTCTACGGTCCCGCGTCCTCGCTCGCCCTGATGAACCCGGAATCCATCGCCGCCACCGGAGGCAGCCAACCGCATAACAACATGCAACCGTACTTATCCGTGAACTTTTGCATTGCACTGGTTGGAATTTACCCATCGCGCAACTAA
- a CDS encoding phage tail protein translates to MSDQFLGEIRVFAGNFAPKGWAFCNGQLLPISQNTALFSILGTQYGGDGKVTFALPNLQGTAPMCQGAGAGLTPRSMGELVGSENVTLLTTEIPSHTHQAKAIAGAGNATDPSNHYWAETPFEGRHPVQTPLYAPTPDQTLSPAALSASGGSQPHNNMQPYLALNFIIAMEGIFPPRG, encoded by the coding sequence ATGTCAGATCAATTTCTTGGAGAAATTCGAGTCTTTGCAGGCAACTTCGCTCCCAAGGGGTGGGCGTTCTGCAACGGTCAATTGCTTCCGATTTCGCAGAATACAGCGTTGTTCTCGATCCTCGGCACCCAATACGGCGGCGATGGCAAAGTGACGTTCGCACTGCCGAATCTGCAAGGCACCGCCCCGATGTGCCAAGGAGCGGGCGCCGGCCTGACTCCGCGTTCCATGGGTGAACTCGTTGGATCGGAGAATGTGACGCTCCTGACCACAGAAATTCCGTCACACACCCACCAAGCCAAAGCGATCGCAGGGGCCGGCAACGCGACCGACCCGTCGAACCACTACTGGGCCGAAACTCCTTTTGAAGGACGTCACCCGGTCCAAACTCCACTCTACGCCCCGACCCCCGACCAAACGCTGAGCCCTGCCGCCCTCTCCGCAAGCGGCGGCAGTCAACCGCACAACAACATGCAACCCTACCTCGCCCTCAACTTCATCATCGCGATGGAAGGCATCTTCCCGCCGCGGGGTTAG
- the paaC gene encoding 1,2-phenylacetyl-CoA epoxidase subunit PaaC has translation MNTDQKALQELLFQLADDDFILAYRGSEWLGLAPHIEEDVAFSSMSQDTMGHAVMFYEMLESLGVGSADDLAQLRKPEDFRNAVLVERVNGTGHYIEQPNYDWAYAVARTYLYELFKWVRLQSLMNSSFEPLVQISRKMMSELRYHLMHWQTWTKHLANGGEDARNRLQAAIVQVCADIDGLFSLGPNAEAIVGAGLIADEATLKQLWLEKATEALSKNGLSLPDTFPTPSHDGRAGEHTEALTDALNTLSSVYRLDPSAAW, from the coding sequence GTGAACACCGATCAAAAAGCGCTCCAAGAGCTGCTCTTTCAACTGGCGGACGACGACTTCATCCTCGCCTACCGCGGTTCCGAATGGCTGGGACTCGCTCCGCACATCGAAGAAGACGTCGCGTTCTCCTCGATGTCCCAAGACACGATGGGCCATGCCGTGATGTTCTATGAAATGCTCGAATCTCTGGGCGTCGGCTCGGCTGACGACCTCGCACAACTCCGCAAACCGGAGGACTTCCGCAACGCGGTCCTCGTCGAGCGCGTCAACGGCACCGGCCACTACATCGAACAGCCGAACTACGATTGGGCGTATGCAGTCGCCCGCACGTATCTGTACGAACTGTTCAAATGGGTGCGCCTGCAATCGCTGATGAACTCGTCCTTCGAGCCGCTTGTGCAAATTTCGCGCAAGATGATGAGCGAATTGCGCTACCACCTCATGCACTGGCAAACCTGGACCAAGCATCTGGCAAACGGCGGCGAAGACGCACGCAACCGCCTGCAAGCGGCGATCGTGCAAGTGTGCGCCGACATCGACGGCCTGTTCTCGCTCGGTCCGAACGCCGAAGCAATCGTCGGCGCCGGTCTGATCGCAGACGAAGCCACTCTGAAACAGCTCTGGTTGGAAAAAGCGACCGAAGCCCTCTCCAAAAACGGCCTCTCGCTCCCCGACACCTTCCCGACCCCGTCGCACGACGGTCGTGCAGGTGAGCATACCGAAGCGTTGACCGACGCTCTGAACACGCTGTCCTCCGTGTACCGTCTCGATCCTTCCGCAGCTTGGTAA
- a CDS encoding G1 family glutamic endopeptidase, which translates to MNKTLVVTVTLLTSISALTTTSYASTMGAAKASQANDPVLVEAAKKINSDMTVNLPPKGFDPLTATEQELRQYGFPPKPKDSTELKVWEDHMKQAKEFVFPNLSVEPLKKTAAYYDSNIWSGYIASAGYDGWYSKVAGGWTVPTVTSSTQDSDAACWVGLGGQQSRLLIQAGTISEATTHWLSSTTSTNYAFWEMLPSYPSVQKITGLPVSPGQLIYTHINYVSNGAEFYVQNQSTGQYTSFVMGNAAQNYDGNTAEWIMERTTSNKTATALANFSYNNYNSSFAGTNSVSKSAGAWSAAAFRMFNTGTNKQLAHPGALDSAGTNFTVFWDNYL; encoded by the coding sequence ATGAATAAAACCCTTGTAGTCACTGTAACACTCTTGACCTCCATCAGCGCATTAACCACCACTTCTTACGCCTCCACGATGGGGGCGGCAAAAGCTTCCCAAGCAAATGATCCCGTTCTGGTAGAAGCAGCGAAGAAAATCAACTCTGACATGACCGTCAATCTGCCGCCCAAGGGCTTCGATCCTCTTACGGCAACCGAGCAAGAACTACGACAGTACGGATTCCCTCCAAAGCCGAAGGACTCAACCGAACTCAAAGTTTGGGAAGACCACATGAAACAAGCCAAAGAGTTTGTCTTCCCTAATCTGAGTGTAGAACCGCTCAAGAAAACTGCAGCCTATTATGACTCCAATATTTGGTCCGGTTATATCGCAAGCGCAGGATACGATGGTTGGTATTCTAAAGTGGCAGGAGGTTGGACTGTCCCGACTGTCACCAGTTCGACTCAAGATTCGGATGCAGCCTGCTGGGTGGGACTCGGCGGTCAGCAAAGCCGACTTTTGATCCAAGCAGGTACGATTTCAGAAGCCACGACGCACTGGTTAAGCTCGACCACCAGTACGAACTACGCGTTCTGGGAGATGCTTCCGAGCTACCCCAGTGTACAAAAAATCACAGGGCTACCAGTCTCGCCTGGTCAACTGATCTATACGCACATCAACTATGTCTCCAACGGTGCAGAGTTCTATGTGCAAAATCAATCAACTGGGCAATATACCTCCTTTGTCATGGGCAATGCCGCACAGAACTATGACGGCAATACGGCCGAATGGATCATGGAGAGAACAACCTCGAATAAAACGGCCACCGCTCTAGCTAACTTCAGCTATAACAACTACAACAGTTCTTTTGCAGGTACAAACAGTGTTTCAAAATCGGCCGGCGCATGGAGTGCAGCTGCCTTCCGCATGTTCAACACGGGCACAAACAAACAACTCGCACACCCAGGTGCGCTTGATTCTGCAGGTACAAACTTTACCGTGTTCTGGGACAACTATCTCTAA
- a CDS encoding pyridoxamine 5'-phosphate oxidase family protein: MSNGAFGQTVSSEDELQSLLGSTPSKLAANKVITELDEHCRDFLAKSPFVVVSTSDASGSCDVSPRGDAPGFVRVLDENRLVIPERPGNKRADSLRNILNNPRIGLIFLIPGLEETLRINGRACIVRDPDVLEPMSAQGKAPTLGIGVEVEECFVHCAKALKRSKLWQPESWASRDQLPNPAQMLRDHCKLPGLTTEDIAQSLQESYTKRLY; the protein is encoded by the coding sequence ATGAGCAATGGTGCATTCGGACAAACCGTGTCCAGTGAAGATGAACTGCAATCTCTGCTGGGCTCCACTCCTTCAAAACTCGCGGCGAACAAAGTGATCACGGAATTGGACGAGCATTGCCGAGACTTTCTGGCAAAGTCCCCGTTTGTCGTGGTGTCCACTTCGGATGCGTCCGGATCTTGTGATGTGTCGCCGCGCGGCGATGCACCGGGGTTTGTACGGGTGCTGGACGAAAATCGTCTGGTCATCCCGGAACGCCCCGGCAACAAACGAGCCGATTCGCTTCGCAATATCTTGAACAATCCGAGGATCGGGCTGATCTTCCTCATCCCCGGTCTGGAAGAGACGCTTCGAATCAACGGGCGTGCCTGCATCGTGCGCGACCCGGACGTGTTGGAACCGATGAGCGCACAAGGCAAGGCACCGACACTCGGCATCGGGGTCGAAGTCGAGGAATGCTTCGTCCACTGCGCCAAAGCTCTCAAACGCTCCAAGCTCTGGCAGCCGGAATCGTGGGCCTCCCGCGACCAACTTCCCAATCCTGCGCAGATGCTGCGCGATCATTGCAAACTCCCCGGCCTCACAACAGAAGACATCGCGCAGTCGTTGCAAGAGAGCTACACGAAACGACTGTATTAA
- a CDS encoding cadherin-like beta sandwich domain-containing protein yields the protein MRLYRMMKRYRRSWCSFLVFLLMLAASGAGNFAHMAQAVSTWSTQTSNVAADLNGVSYGGGRWVAVGNGGNVVTSTDGVSWSFQTLTISPMAVAYAGGQWVIVGMAGKIYTSSNGTTWTSRTSGVSNDLISVAHDGTRFVVVGAGGTILTSTNGVIWSKATVGAARFNGVTYAGGLFVAVGDGGVIATSPDGTAWTPRTSGTSQILYAVSYAGGKYVSVGDVGTLLTSADGVSWTQRSVPSGTISLYGVTYGGGKFVAVGDSGTILSSSDTISWSAETSGTPKYFNFVAYGGSQLIAVGQSGLIVSQFAPLSTNANLSGLTLSQGTLSPAFASGTTSYSASVANGVSSVVVTATTADATATMTVNGTATASGSGATVPLNVGSNSILVLVTAQDGTTQQPYVVTVTRAAPLSSNANLSTLTLSQGTMSPAFAAGTVSYTASVANAVTSVNVTPTVADGTATLTVNGTAATSGNAVTVPLNVGANTISVLVTAQDGTTQKTYTVTVTRAAALSSNADLSSLALSQGTLSPVFASGTTSYTANVANAVTSVNVTPTVADGTATLKVNGSAATSGNAVTVPLVVGDNTITVQVTAQDGTTQKKYTVTVTRAPSGNADLSNLTLSQGALAPVFASGTTIYTANVANAVTSVDVTPTIADGTATLKVNGSAATSGNAVTLPLVVGDNTITIQVTAQDGTTKKTYTVTVTRAPSGNADLINLTLSQGALAPVFASGTTTYTANVANAVTSVDVTPTIADGTATLKVNGSAATSGNAVTVPLVVGDNTITVQVTAQDGTTQKTYTVTVTRAPSSNADLSNLTLSQGTLAPVFASGTTTYTANVANAVTSVDVTPTIADGTATLKVNGSAATSGNAVTVPLVVGDNTITVQVTAQDGTTQKTYTVTVIRAPSSNADLSNLTLSQGTLAPVFASGTTTYTASVANAVTSVDVTPTVADGTATLKVNGSAVASGNAVTLPLLVGDNTITVQVTAQDGTTKKTYTVTVTRAPSSNADLSNLTLSQGTLAPVFASGTTIYTANVANTVTNVDVTPTIADGTATLKVNGTDAISGNAVTLPLLVGDNTITVQVTAQDGTTQKTYIVTVTRAPSSNADLSNLTLSQGTLAPVFASGTTTYTANVANAVTSVDVTPTIADGTATLKVNGTDATSGNAVTLPLVVGDNTITIQVTAQDGTTQKTYTVTVTRAPSSNADLSNLTLSQGTLAPLFASGTTTYTASVANAVTSVDVTPTIADGTATLKVNGTDATSGNAVTLPLLVGDNTITVQVTAQDGTTQKTYTVTVTRAPSSNADLSNLTLSQGTLAPVFASGTTTYTASVANAVTSVDVTPTIADGTATLKVNGTDATSGNAVTLPLLVGDNTITVQVTAQDGTTQKTYTVTVTRAPSSNADLSNLTLSQGTLAPVFASGTTTYTASVANAVTSVDVTPTIADGTATLKVNGTDATSGNAVTLPLVVGDNTITIQVTAQDGTTQKTYTVTVTRAPSSNADLSNLTLSQGTLTPVFASGTTTYSASVGNAVTNLDVTPTIADGTATLKVNGTNATSGNAVTLPLLVGDNTITIQVTAQDGTTQKTYTVTITRAPSSNADLGNLTLNKGTILPTFTPGTTTYATSVSYRTISLDLTPTTADNTATLKLNGTAVTSGTAQRIYLQEGLNTFTIQVTAQDNTTQKTYTLAITRNAPPTPTDNTIVGPYGVVRDAITQQTLNNVKLTLYWADTALNQLYGRTPGTQVVLNQPNTNPQFTQDDGTYSFKVISQADYYFIAERDGYETYDSRSQLLHIDQTAVERNIQLTPKSTNQGEHSPYIYGYQDGTFHPDQSITRAELAAILARILHYEATSPQQTPFRDVSTSSWAAGSIAAVSQHKIMIGSPDGNFYPDQAVTRAEIAVVLSKLRYAPPGVRTMLTDITGHWARDYILQAYSAGLVSGYPDGTYRPEQMLTRAETVVIFNKLLDRKPSYVAETPRWKDVPPTFWAYADIMEASVFHSYLILTNGLEVWKP from the coding sequence ATGAGGTTGTATCGCATGATGAAGCGATATCGGAGGTCGTGGTGTTCGTTCTTGGTATTTCTGTTGATGCTGGCAGCCAGTGGAGCGGGGAATTTCGCTCACATGGCGCAGGCGGTCAGCACATGGTCGACCCAGACGTCCAATGTTGCGGCGGATCTCAATGGAGTTTCGTACGGAGGAGGTCGCTGGGTCGCAGTCGGAAACGGCGGCAATGTCGTCACTTCAACAGACGGTGTGAGTTGGAGCTTCCAGACGTTGACGATCTCTCCGATGGCCGTTGCGTACGCAGGAGGCCAGTGGGTCATCGTGGGAATGGCCGGCAAGATCTATACATCGTCGAACGGCACGACGTGGACGTCACGCACGTCTGGCGTGAGCAATGACTTGATCTCGGTCGCGCACGACGGGACTCGGTTTGTCGTGGTGGGAGCCGGAGGGACGATCCTCACTTCGACGAACGGAGTTATTTGGTCGAAAGCGACGGTCGGCGCTGCGAGGTTCAACGGTGTTACGTACGCGGGCGGTCTTTTTGTCGCGGTTGGGGACGGCGGAGTGATTGCCACCTCTCCGGATGGAACCGCGTGGACGCCAAGGACTTCGGGAACGAGTCAGATTTTGTACGCCGTCTCGTATGCGGGAGGGAAGTATGTTTCCGTAGGGGATGTTGGTACGCTGCTCACCTCAGCAGACGGGGTCAGTTGGACTCAGCGAAGTGTGCCGAGTGGAACCATTAGTTTGTACGGCGTGACGTATGGGGGCGGGAAGTTTGTCGCTGTTGGGGACAGTGGCACGATTCTCTCGTCGAGCGACACGATTTCGTGGAGCGCGGAAACGTCGGGCACACCGAAATATTTTAACTTCGTGGCGTATGGTGGAAGTCAACTCATAGCGGTGGGGCAGTCGGGGTTGATTGTCTCGCAGTTTGCACCGTTGAGCACCAACGCGAATTTGTCCGGGTTGACGCTGAGCCAAGGCACGTTGTCGCCGGCGTTTGCTTCAGGAACTACCAGTTACTCGGCAAGTGTGGCGAACGGTGTGTCTAGCGTTGTCGTGACGGCAACGACGGCAGATGCGACGGCTACCATGACGGTAAATGGTACGGCGACGGCAAGCGGCAGCGGGGCAACTGTGCCGTTGAATGTTGGATCGAATTCCATTCTCGTGTTGGTGACGGCGCAGGATGGAACTACGCAGCAACCTTATGTAGTGACGGTGACGAGAGCGGCACCGTTGTCGAGCAATGCGAATTTGAGTACGTTGACGCTGAGTCAAGGGACGATGTCGCCCGCTTTTGCTGCCGGGACGGTCAGTTATACGGCAAGTGTGGCGAATGCGGTGACCAGCGTGAATGTTACGCCAACGGTTGCTGACGGCACGGCCACATTGACTGTAAATGGTACGGCGGCGACGAGCGGGAATGCCGTAACGGTACCGTTGAATGTGGGGGCGAACACGATTTCCGTGTTGGTGACCGCCCAGGACGGAACAACGCAGAAAACGTACACCGTGACTGTGACGCGAGCGGCTGCGTTGTCGAGCAATGCGGATTTGAGTAGTTTGGCACTCAGCCAAGGAACGCTGTCACCTGTATTTGCGTCTGGAACCACGAGCTACACGGCGAATGTCGCGAATGCGGTGACGAGTGTGAATGTTACGCCGACGGTTGCAGATGGTACGGCGACTTTGAAGGTCAATGGGAGTGCTGCAACCAGTGGGAATGCAGTTACGGTGCCACTAGTTGTAGGTGACAACACCATCACCGTCCAAGTAACAGCCCAAGACGGAACGACGCAAAAAAAGTACACCGTCACGGTGACTCGTGCTCCGTCAGGTAACGCTGATCTCAGCAATTTGACACTCAGCCAAGGAGCGTTGGCACCTGTATTTGCATCAGGAACCACGATTTACACGGCGAATGTCGCGAATGCGGTGACGAGTGTGGACGTTACACCGACGATTGCAGACGGAACGGCGACCTTGAAGGTCAATGGGAGTGCTGCAACCAGTGGGAATGCAGTTACATTGCCACTAGTCGTAGGTGACAACACCATTACCATTCAAGTAACCGCCCAAGACGGAACAACGAAAAAAACGTATACCGTCACGGTGACTCGTGCTCCGTCAGGTAACGCTGATCTCATCAATTTGACACTCAGCCAAGGAGCGTTGGCACCTGTATTTGCATCAGGGACCACGACTTACACGGCGAATGTCGCGAATGCGGTGACGAGTGTGGACGTTACACCGACGATTGCAGACGGAACGGCGACCTTGAAGGTCAATGGGAGTGCTGCAACCAGTGGGAATGCAGTTACGGTGCCACTAGTTGTAGGTGACAACACCATTACCGTCCAAGTAACAGCCCAAGACGGAACGACGCAAAAAACGTACACCGTCACGGTGACTCGTGCTCCGTCGAGCAACGCCGATCTCAGCAACCTGACACTCAGCCAAGGAACGTTGGCACCTGTATTTGCGTCTGGTACCACGACCTACACGGCGAATGTCGCGAATGCAGTAACGAGTGTGGATGTCACGCCGACGATTGCAGACGGTACGGCGACTTTGAAGGTCAATGGGAGTGCTGCAACCAGTGGGAATGCAGTTACGGTGCCACTAGTCGTAGGTGACAACACCATTACCGTCCAAGTAACCGCCCAAGACGGGACGACGCAAAAAACGTATACCGTCACGGTGATTCGTGCTCCATCGAGCAACGCTGATCTCAGCAACCTGACACTCAGCCAAGGAACGCTGGCACCTGTATTTGCCTCAGGAACCACGACTTACACGGCGAGTGTAGCAAATGCAGTAACGAGTGTGGACGTCACGCCGACAGTTGCAGACGGAACGGCGACCTTGAAGGTCAATGGGAGCGCTGTAGCCAGTGGGAATGCAGTTACGTTGCCACTCCTCGTAGGTGACAACACCATTACCGTCCAAGTAACCGCCCAAGACGGGACGACGAAAAAAACGTATACCGTCACGGTGACTCGTGCTCCGTCGAGCAACGCCGATCTCAGCAACCTGACACTCAGCCAAGGAACGTTGGCACCTGTTTTTGCATCAGGAACCACGATTTACACGGCGAATGTCGCGAATACAGTAACTAACGTGGATGTCACACCGACGATTGCAGACGGCACGGCGACCTTGAAGGTCAACGGAACTGACGCAATCAGTGGAAACGCAGTTACGTTGCCACTCCTCGTAGGCGACAACACCATCACCGTCCAAGTAACAGCCCAAGACGGAACCACCCAAAAAACGTACATCGTCACGGTGACTCGTGCTCCGTCGAGTAACGCTGATCTCAGCAACCTGACACTCAGCCAAGGAACGCTGGCACCTGTATTTGCATCAGGAACTACGACTTACACGGCGAATGTCGCGAATGCAGTAACGAGTGTGGATGTCACACCGACGATTGCAGACGGCACGGCGACCTTGAAGGTCAACGGAACAGACGCAACCAGTGGAAACGCAGTCACGTTGCCACTGGTCGTAGGCGACAACACCATCACCATCCAAGTAACTGCCCAAGACGGAACGACGCAAAAAACGTACACCGTCACGGTGACTCGTGCTCCGTCGAGCAACGCTGATCTCAGCAACCTGACACTCAGCCAAGGAACGTTGGCACCTTTATTTGCATCAGGAACCACGACCTATACGGCAAGTGTCGCAAATGCAGTAACGAGTGTGGATGTCACACCGACGATTGCAGACGGCACGGCGACCTTGAAGGTCAACGGAACTGACGCAACCAGTGGAAACGCAGTCACGTTGCCACTCCTCGTAGGTGACAACACGATCACCGTCCAAGTAACCGCCCAAGACGGAACGACGCAAAAAACATACACCGTCACGGTGACTCGTGCTCCGTCGAGCAATGCCGATCTCAGCAACCTGACACTCAGCCAAGGAACGTTGGCACCTGTATTTGCATCAGGAACCACGACTTACACGGCGAGTGTCGCAAATGCAGTAACGAGTGTGGATGTCACGCCGACGATTGCAGACGGAACGGCGACCTTGAAGGTCAACGGAACTGACGCAACCAGTGGAAACGCAGTTACGTTGCCACTCCTCGTAGGCGACAACACGATCACCGTTCAAGTAACAGCCCAAGACGGAACAACGCAAAAAACGTACACCGTCACGGTGACTCGTGCTCCGTCGAGCAACGCTGATCTCAGCAACCTGACACTCAGCCAAGGAACGTTGGCACCTGTATTTGCATCAGGGACCACGACTTACACGGCGAGTGTCGCGAATGCAGTAACGAGTGTGGATGTCACGCCGACGATTGCAGACGGCACGGCGACCTTGAAGGTCAACGGAACTGACGCAACCAGTGGAAACGCAGTTACGTTGCCACTGGTCGTAGGTGACAATACGATTACCATCCAAGTAACCGCCCAAGACGGGACGACGCAAAAAACATACACCGTCACGGTGACTCGTGCTCCATCGAGTAACGCTGACCTCAGCAACCTGACACTTAGCCAAGGAACACTGACACCTGTATTTGCATCAGGAACCACGACTTACTCAGCGAGTGTCGGAAATGCAGTAACCAATTTGGATGTCACACCGACGATTGCAGACGGAACGGCGACCTTGAAGGTCAACGGGACTAACGCAACCAGTGGAAACGCAGTCACGTTGCCACTCCTCGTAGGTGACAACACCATCACCATCCAAGTAACCGCCCAAGACGGAACCACCCAAAAAACATACACCGTCACCATAACCCGTGCTCCGTCGAGCAACGCCGATCTCGGGAACCTTACGTTGAACAAAGGAACGATTCTCCCAACCTTCACACCGGGGACAACGACCTACGCAACGAGCGTATCCTATCGAACGATCTCACTCGACCTCACCCCGACCACAGCTGACAACACGGCCACACTCAAACTCAACGGAACCGCCGTAACCAGCGGAACCGCACAAAGAATCTATCTCCAAGAGGGCCTGAACACCTTCACCATCCAAGTCACCGCCCAAGACAACACCACTCAAAAAACGTACACACTCGCCATCACTCGCAACGCACCGCCTACTCCAACCGATAACACCATCGTCGGACCCTACGGAGTCGTGCGCGATGCAATCACTCAACAAACACTCAACAACGTCAAACTCACTCTCTACTGGGCAGACACAGCACTGAACCAACTCTACGGCAGAACGCCGGGAACCCAAGTCGTCTTGAACCAACCCAACACCAACCCGCAATTCACCCAAGACGACGGCACGTACAGCTTCAAAGTCATCTCGCAAGCCGACTACTACTTCATCGCCGAACGTGACGGTTACGAAACCTACGACTCTCGCTCCCAACTCCTTCACATCGACCAAACCGCCGTCGAACGCAACATCCAACTCACCCCCAAATCCACCAACCAAGGAGAACACTCACCCTACATCTACGGCTACCAAGACGGAACCTTCCACCCGGACCAAAGCATCACCCGCGCGGAACTGGCCGCCATCTTGGCACGAATCCTTCACTATGAAGCAACGTCTCCCCAACAAACTCCTTTCCGCGACGTCTCAACTTCTTCTTGGGCCGCAGGTTCCATCGCGGCAGTCAGCCAGCACAAGATCATGATCGGCAGCCCGGACGGCAACTTCTACCCGGATCAAGCTGTCACCCGCGCCGAGATCGCCGTCGTGCTCTCCAAATTGAGATACGCACCGCCGGGCGTCAGAACGATGCTCACCGACATCACCGGCCACTGGGCACGAGACTACATCCTCCAAGCCTATTCCGCCGGTCTCGTCAGCGGGTATCCGGACGGAACCTACCGTCCGGAACAAATGCTCACCCGCGCAGAAACGGTCGTCATCTTCAACAAACTGCTGGATCGCAAACCGTCCTACGTCGCCGAGACTCCGAGATGGAAAGACGTCCCGCCCACATTCTGGGCCTACGCCGACATCATGGAAGCGTCCGTTTTCCACTCGTATCTCATCCTCACAAACGGTCTTGAAGTCTGGAAACCGTAA